The nucleotide sequence GCCGAGCGGCGCCGCATCCGGATCGTCTCCACGAACCACTTCATGCCGGAGAACCTCGAGCCGTTCCTGCCGTTCCCGCAGTGGTTCCTGGACATCGTCTCCCGGGTGTCGTGGAAGGACATGGGTCGGCTCATGGGCAAGGGCGCGGTGGTCACCACCCCCACGGCCCTCGCCGCGCAGGCCATGGCCGAGCACGCCGGCCTGGACAACGTCCTCCCGGTCTCCAACGGCATCGACGCGAGCGCCTACGAGCTGCAGCCGGGGGAGAGGGTGGACCATCCCGGCCATCCGGTCGTGCTCTTCGTGGGGCGGCTGGCCGTGGAGAAGAACGTGGAGGTGCTGATCCGTGCGATCGCGCACCTGGCCCGCACCCGTCCCGACCTGGACGTGCACGCCGAGATCGTCGGCGACGGCGAGCAGCGCGACCGCATCCGTGCCACGGTGGACGAGGAGGGGGCGGCCGACCGCGTCCTGCTGCGCGGCCACGTCTCCGCGGAGGAGCTGCGGGCGGCCTACCTGCGCGCCGACGTGTTCTGCCAGCCGGGCACGGCGGAGCTGCAGTCCCTCGTGACCCTCGAGGCGCTCAGCGCGTCCACCCCGGTGGTCCTCGCGGACGCCCTCGCGCTGCCCCACCTCGTGGACGAGGGCGTCAACGGCCACCTCTTCCCGCCCGGGGACCACGTGGCCCTGGCCGAGCGGATCGCCCGGATCCTCGACCTCTCGGACGCGGAGCGCGCCGCCATGGGTGAGGCGTCCCACGCGAAGGCCCTGCACCATTCCGCCCAGAAGACGGTGGACATCTTCGAGCGCCTCTACCGCGGCGCGACGGCCGCCGAGGTCCGCGCGCTGCTCTGAGACCCGTCGGTAGGATGGGCGGGTCCCGCGCGATGCCGCGGGGGAGGGGCGTTAGCTCAGTCGGTCAGAGCAGGGGACTCATAATCCCTGGGTCGCGGGTTCAAGTCCCGCACGCCCTACGAGGAACGGCCCCCGGCCGCGCGGTATGGCGCGGGCCGGGGGCCGTCGTCGTGCCGGTGCTCAGTAGCGGGCGGCCACCGCGAGCATGTCGGACTTCATGATCGTCGTGGAGGTGAACACCAGGCCCGCGTCCTCGTTGAGGGCGTGGGCAAGCTGGCCGCCGCCCATGTACATGGCCACGTGGTAGATGCGGCCGGTGGACTGGTTCGCGTAGAACACGAGGTCGCCGGGCTGGGCCTGGGAGATCGGCACGTAGGACTTCGCGGCGAGGTACTGGTCGCCGGCGCGGCGCGGGATGGAGATGCCGGCCTGGGCCATGGCCTGCTGGGTGAGGCCGGAGCAGTCGAAGCCGGAGGGGCCGTTGCCGCCCCACACGTAGTAGGAGGACGGGTTCCGGACGGCGGCGCGCACGTAGTCGACGGCGGCCTGCTTGGACGCGGGCGCCGGCGCAGGGGCGACGGCGGGGGCGCTGGAGGTGGAGACCGAGGTGGTCTTCAGGACCATTCCCGGGTGGAGCATGGTTGAGGAGCTCATGCCGTTGATGGACTGCAGGACGGAGGCGGACACGCCCGCGCGGTAGGAGATGATCCACCAGCCGTCGCCGGCCAGCACGGTGTAGGTCGAGCCCGAGGTGGACGGCGCCGGGGCCGGGGCCGGGGTGGCGGTGCCGGAGGTCTTGAGGACCATGCCGGGGTGCAGCACGGTCGCGGCGGTCATGCCGTTGAGCGACTGCAGCGTGGACATGGAGACGCCGGTGCGCTGGGCGATGATCCACCAGCCGTCGCCGGAGCGGACGGTGTAGGTGGTCTCGGCGGCCTGGGCGGTCTCGGCGACGGACACGGTGCCGACGCCAGTCAGGGCGGCGGCGCCCAGGGCGAGCGCCACGGAGGCGGCGGCGGTGCGGGGGGCGGGACGCGCGGCGGCGTGCGGGGAGGTCACAGACATCAGATCTTCTTCCCGGACAGGACCTGCGGCCCGTGAGGATGGTGCCTCGGGGCG is from Micrococcus luteus NCTC 2665 and encodes:
- a CDS encoding glycosyltransferase, with amino-acid sequence MSDRPGIAADRPLKVLIAADTYPPHVNGAATSGHRLATALHARGHEVHVVMPRGEAGPDTVEHRPEATVHLLRSLPAPTHEYYRVVLPRHAKTSFRRIYREVRPDVVHAQCHYMIGEAAINEAERRRIRIVSTNHFMPENLEPFLPFPQWFLDIVSRVSWKDMGRLMGKGAVVTTPTALAAQAMAEHAGLDNVLPVSNGIDASAYELQPGERVDHPGHPVVLFVGRLAVEKNVEVLIRAIAHLARTRPDLDVHAEIVGDGEQRDRIRATVDEEGAADRVLLRGHVSAEELRAAYLRADVFCQPGTAELQSLVTLEALSASTPVVLADALALPHLVDEGVNGHLFPPGDHVALAERIARILDLSDAERAAMGEASHAKALHHSAQKTVDIFERLYRGATAAEVRALL
- a CDS encoding C40 family peptidase, whose amino-acid sequence is MSVTSPHAAARPAPRTAAASVALALGAAALTGVGTVSVAETAQAAETTYTVRSGDGWWIIAQRTGVSMSTLQSLNGMTAATVLHPGMVLKTSGTATPAPAPAPSTSGSTYTVLAGDGWWIISYRAGVSASVLQSINGMSSSTMLHPGMVLKTTSVSTSSAPAVAPAPAPASKQAAVDYVRAAVRNPSSYYVWGGNGPSGFDCSGLTQQAMAQAGISIPRRAGDQYLAAKSYVPISQAQPGDLVFYANQSTGRIYHVAMYMGGGQLAHALNEDAGLVFTSTTIMKSDMLAVAARY